In Ruania zhangjianzhongii, the following proteins share a genomic window:
- a CDS encoding family 20 glycosylhydrolase has protein sequence MHSSRIRLGTRALAALATSTAMVTALLVAPASADEPTAPAAPADEAPVTVPALQQWEPGGENFALGRGAIQLRVDPQYADELTDDATTFATDLEALTGRHVVVQVKGTSPGRGPGVIQLTLDPDWTEHGAESSRITVDHDVTIAGPTDDGVFLGTRSVLQMLSHDRTIPGGVATDWPGYAERSFMVDNGRQYFTPEWARRQIRELASLKYNEFHWHIADNAGFRIESRTHPEIVSPEHWTQEQVTELVEYAARYHIEIIPEIDMPGHMQYALREHPELQVVDADGNRNTRNLDPTNPEARQFVQEILDELIPLFPGRYVHTGGDEFTGDWDAYPVLTNWAQEKYGPEANAHDAVLDFTNFVNDVVQAHGKTMRMWNDGAQGGAVLQADTDIVLEYWSDQHGDVTAQEFLDRGYQLINANRNVLYGVPGATPTWNNLDPRKITEDWDMGQWHDAVAPNTTDPHAEGILGGQIHLWNDSPGTATEEQISGRLHMPLRAMAQQLWDSDLDGGWDALAGRVFAVGQEPQWALLDGPDPNLAHGALVWSTGRERPDCHESMLTDGDPSTRWCGPKVTPQSVVLDLGHQVDLGTVILDWESAYAGAYSVEASTDLSTWTTLATTEDGDGGLDRHAISGEGRYLRLTMTERGTQWGLSLYEIEVYETGALIPRDFSLTVDPAVLLASAEQPGAATLTVDNAGDQAATLNWTAEPPDGVTIVPASGTVRLGAGESAEVAVEVTGPAEPGTLRVPLTVTAGSGGEAIPVAEAELGVSVPHAALADAFSGVSVTDDDEVNPPGLGVGIDGAGSSYSAQALADHGVQPGTELSREGVTLTWPDVDPGTANNVLANGQSVRLDASGSRIGLLAAGTYGTVTGDWVVHYTDGSSETVELSTPDWSQSNPGDSAIVSMPYRNTPTGPTDRATQVHFQSIPIDPERTVAALTLPTVSATAVRGTPALHVFAIGIGSS, from the coding sequence TCGCCACGGACCTGGAGGCGCTCACCGGCCGTCACGTCGTCGTGCAGGTCAAGGGCACCAGCCCCGGCCGTGGACCGGGCGTCATCCAGTTGACGCTCGATCCGGACTGGACCGAGCATGGCGCCGAGTCGAGCCGAATCACCGTGGATCACGACGTCACGATCGCCGGACCGACGGACGACGGCGTCTTCCTCGGCACCCGGAGCGTCCTGCAGATGCTCTCCCACGACCGCACCATCCCCGGCGGCGTCGCGACCGACTGGCCGGGCTATGCCGAACGAAGCTTCATGGTGGACAACGGCCGCCAGTACTTCACGCCCGAGTGGGCGCGCCGGCAGATCCGGGAGCTCGCCTCCCTGAAGTACAACGAGTTCCACTGGCACATCGCGGACAATGCCGGCTTCCGGATCGAGTCCAGGACCCACCCGGAGATCGTCTCGCCTGAGCACTGGACCCAGGAGCAGGTCACCGAGCTGGTGGAGTACGCCGCCCGGTACCACATCGAGATCATTCCCGAGATCGACATGCCCGGGCACATGCAGTACGCGCTCCGCGAGCACCCCGAACTGCAGGTCGTCGATGCCGACGGCAACCGCAACACCCGCAACCTCGACCCCACCAATCCCGAAGCACGGCAGTTCGTGCAGGAGATCCTCGACGAGTTGATCCCCCTCTTCCCGGGCCGGTACGTGCACACCGGAGGGGATGAGTTCACCGGCGACTGGGACGCGTACCCGGTGCTGACCAACTGGGCACAGGAGAAGTACGGCCCGGAGGCCAACGCCCACGACGCGGTGCTCGACTTCACCAATTTCGTCAACGACGTCGTCCAGGCGCACGGCAAGACCATGCGGATGTGGAACGACGGCGCCCAGGGCGGCGCCGTACTCCAGGCCGACACAGACATCGTGCTGGAGTACTGGTCCGACCAGCACGGCGATGTCACCGCGCAGGAGTTCCTCGATCGGGGCTACCAACTGATCAACGCCAATCGCAACGTGCTCTACGGCGTACCGGGGGCGACGCCGACCTGGAACAACCTCGATCCCCGCAAGATCACCGAGGACTGGGATATGGGTCAGTGGCACGACGCCGTGGCCCCCAACACCACCGATCCACACGCCGAGGGCATCCTCGGGGGGCAGATCCACCTCTGGAACGACTCCCCCGGCACCGCCACCGAAGAACAGATCTCCGGACGGCTGCATATGCCGCTCCGGGCGATGGCACAGCAGCTCTGGGACTCCGACCTCGACGGCGGGTGGGACGCGCTGGCCGGGCGAGTCTTCGCCGTCGGGCAGGAACCTCAGTGGGCGCTGCTGGACGGACCCGATCCGAACCTCGCACACGGAGCTCTCGTCTGGTCCACCGGCCGGGAACGGCCGGACTGCCACGAATCGATGCTCACCGATGGCGACCCCAGCACCCGCTGGTGCGGGCCGAAGGTCACTCCACAGTCGGTGGTGCTCGACCTCGGCCACCAGGTCGATCTCGGCACGGTGATCCTGGACTGGGAGTCAGCCTATGCGGGCGCGTACTCCGTGGAGGCGTCCACAGATCTGAGCACGTGGACCACGCTGGCCACCACCGAGGACGGCGACGGCGGGCTGGATCGCCATGCGATCAGCGGCGAGGGCCGTTACCTCCGGCTGACGATGACCGAGCGCGGCACTCAGTGGGGGCTGTCCCTGTATGAGATCGAGGTCTACGAGACTGGGGCGCTCATCCCGCGCGACTTCTCGCTGACCGTCGATCCCGCCGTGCTGCTGGCGTCGGCGGAGCAGCCCGGCGCCGCGACCCTCACCGTGGACAACGCCGGTGACCAGGCGGCGACCCTGAACTGGACTGCCGAGCCGCCCGACGGCGTCACGATCGTCCCCGCCTCGGGCACCGTGCGCCTCGGGGCGGGCGAGAGCGCCGAGGTGGCGGTAGAGGTCACCGGCCCGGCAGAGCCCGGAACCCTCCGAGTGCCGCTCACGGTCACCGCGGGTTCGGGCGGTGAGGCGATCCCGGTGGCCGAGGCGGAGCTGGGGGTGTCGGTGCCGCACGCCGCCCTGGCCGATGCATTCTCCGGTGTGTCGGTCACCGACGATGACGAGGTGAACCCGCCCGGACTCGGTGTCGGCATCGACGGCGCAGGTTCGTCGTATTCGGCGCAGGCGCTGGCCGACCACGGCGTACAGCCGGGAACCGAGCTCAGCCGTGAGGGTGTCACTCTGACCTGGCCGGACGTAGATCCGGGGACCGCGAACAACGTGCTCGCGAACGGCCAGAGCGTGCGGCTTGATGCCTCCGGTAGCCGGATCGGGCTGCTGGCCGCGGGCACCTACGGCACAGTGACCGGCGACTGGGTGGTGCACTACACCGACGGCAGCTCCGAAACCGTCGAACTGAGCACACCGGACTGGAGCCAGTCGAACCCCGGTGACTCAGCCATCGTCTCGATGCCGTATCGGAACACCCCGACCGGGCCGACCGACCGGGCGACCCAGGTGCACTTCCAGTCGATCCCGATCGACCCGGAGCGAACCGTGGCGGCGCTGACCCTGCCGACCGTCTCCGCAACGGCGGTGCGGGGCACGCCCGCGTTGCACGTGTTCGCCATCGGGATCGGGTCGTCGTGA
- a CDS encoding VOC family protein codes for MTAQEFGAADGVGDWRVLGEVASAWFSAPSHAAGAALARPLADLDVPVDLSVRATGVRADIVPTGGMLGTTEMSAAREVSAAARALDLAADPAVLQSLRLTFDVLDRAAVQPFWETVLGYVPRGVADIADPLRRGPTISFQDQGEPRPLRNRLHLDAVTPQPVAQAALEAVRERSAGSIAEHGFYATVADAEGNEADLLPLQDGADGWGEPETEDWRLVFSAMAWYRVDSTGQAADLISAAAELADEAKLALGIDLRPGFVVLDTGKDLWEQDDGYEVLATRIQERARALGLTADVTKPRFVQVGIDAADIPAVRRFWCAVLGYQEDPRAEVTDIIDPRQLTMPLFFQAVDATETGRLAQRNRIHLDAFVPGDQARARVAAGLAAGGSLLSDEHAPAWWTLADPEGNEVDISVASGRRHHRTG; via the coding sequence GTGACGGCGCAGGAGTTCGGGGCCGCCGACGGAGTTGGAGATTGGCGGGTGCTCGGCGAGGTGGCGAGCGCATGGTTCTCGGCGCCGTCCCATGCCGCGGGGGCCGCGCTGGCCCGGCCGCTGGCCGACCTCGACGTACCGGTGGACCTGAGCGTGCGCGCCACCGGGGTGCGCGCCGACATCGTGCCCACTGGCGGCATGCTCGGGACCACTGAGATGAGTGCGGCACGTGAGGTATCGGCTGCTGCGCGGGCGCTGGACCTGGCGGCCGACCCGGCCGTGCTGCAGTCGCTCCGGCTGACGTTCGACGTTCTCGACCGGGCTGCGGTGCAGCCGTTCTGGGAGACGGTCCTGGGGTACGTGCCCCGCGGTGTGGCGGACATCGCGGACCCGCTGCGCCGGGGGCCCACGATCAGTTTCCAGGACCAGGGTGAGCCCCGACCGCTGCGCAATCGGCTGCACCTCGATGCGGTCACCCCGCAACCCGTGGCGCAGGCCGCGCTGGAGGCGGTGCGGGAGCGGAGCGCCGGGTCGATCGCCGAGCACGGGTTCTACGCCACCGTGGCCGATGCGGAGGGCAACGAGGCCGATCTCCTGCCACTGCAGGACGGCGCCGATGGTTGGGGCGAGCCGGAGACCGAGGACTGGCGGCTCGTGTTCTCGGCGATGGCCTGGTACCGGGTGGACTCGACCGGGCAGGCCGCCGATCTCATCTCCGCTGCCGCGGAGCTGGCCGACGAGGCGAAACTCGCGCTGGGCATCGACCTGCGCCCCGGGTTCGTGGTCCTCGACACGGGTAAGGACCTGTGGGAACAGGATGACGGCTACGAGGTGCTCGCCACGCGGATCCAGGAGCGCGCCCGAGCGCTCGGGCTCACCGCGGACGTCACGAAGCCCCGGTTCGTGCAGGTGGGCATAGACGCCGCGGACATCCCGGCAGTGCGGCGGTTCTGGTGCGCGGTGCTCGGCTACCAGGAGGACCCACGCGCCGAGGTCACCGACATCATCGATCCGCGTCAGCTCACCATGCCGCTGTTCTTTCAGGCCGTCGACGCCACGGAGACCGGGCGGCTCGCGCAGCGCAACCGGATCCACCTTGACGCATTCGTTCCGGGCGACCAGGCGCGGGCTCGGGTGGCGGCCGGGCTGGCCGCCGGTGGATCGCTGCTCTCCGACGAGCACGCACCGGCCTGGTGGACGCTGGCCGACCCGGAGGGCAACGAGGTGGACATCAGTGTGGCCTCGGGGCGTCGGCACCACCGGACTGGATAG
- a CDS encoding replicative DNA helicase → MSITEISDAPESFDKTPPQDVAAEQSVLGGMLMSKDAIADVVETLRGNDFYRPAHEAIYDAVLDLYGRGEPADAVTVSAELTKRGELARIGGAPYLHTLLSSVPTAANAGYYARIVRERAVLRRLVDAGTRIVQLGYATDGGDVDDLVNTAQAEVYAVTERRTAEDYVPLKDVINSTMEEIDAASHRGEGMVGVPTGFTDFDLLTNGLHPGQMIVVAARPAVGKALALDTPLPTPTGWTTMGEVQVGDELLAADGTPTEVVAATEVLTDRPCFEVTFDDGTTIVADAQHQWLTDTRASRKSAQAAAVGYNGYRNQQTFAEVRTTAQIAETVRCATIDKRLNHCVRNAKPLELPDAQLPLDPYVLGVWLGDGHSAAARYTSNDPEIAMRIEGLGYEVHPGARRTYTITRSAELVAAQTCVVCGAAFTPRTSQVKTCGRSCGGKAKGRGGLNLVPTCPDCGKPSSGLRLCAECRADHGTVQAILRGLDLLNNKHIPECYLRASERQRREMLAGLLDTDGTVSPTGAVQFTVTSEQLVLGVRELIHSLGYRTGMTRRGVKGRSAASSTAFTLTFTTADEVFGLARKQLVHKERAHRPTPRRLARFVADVRRVESVPVRCVEIGHPSHLYLASRSMIPTHNSTLGLDIARSASIRNGMTSVIFSLEMSRNEISMRMLSAESQVPLQNMRKGTMRDEDWTRLARTMGRVSEAPLFIDDSPNMSLMEIRAKCRRLKQRHDLKLVVIDYLQLMSSGKRVESRQQEVSEFSRAIKLLAKELEVPVIAISQLNRGSEGRTDKKPQMSDLRESGCLTADTKVLRADTGAEVTMGELLANGSRDVPVWALDDRLKYVRRHLTHVFSTGTKPVYRLKLASGKEVRATANHPFLTYGGWTPLGELRVGSRIGVPRHVPAPEFEAEWDDRKVIMLAHLLGDGSFVARQPIRYASIDEANLAAVTDAATVFGIEPVRDDYAAARCTTLRLRAPYRLTHGRRNPIAQWLDEYKLFGKRSHEKFIPEPVFHLPKRQIALFIKHLWSTDGSVTVNKSGRSGRVYYASTSRQLIDGLSRLLLRFGISTRLRSVTKGNYRPNYSLDLSGCDDQRRFFQEIGVHGARGEQAKQLLAVIRETQANTNVDTVPQEVWADVREVLAEKHVTHREFAKAMGTQFCGSTMWKHAPSRQRLGKVAAVLDHEGLDMMAANDVLWDAVTGIEYEGEEAVYDATVAGSHNFIANGIAVHNSIEQDADVVVLLHREDMYEKESARAGEADIIVAKHRNGPTDTIVVAFQGHYARFFDMAQ, encoded by the coding sequence ATGAGCATCACCGAGATCTCGGACGCCCCGGAGAGCTTCGACAAGACGCCTCCGCAGGATGTGGCGGCGGAGCAGAGCGTCCTCGGCGGCATGCTGATGTCCAAGGACGCCATCGCCGATGTGGTGGAGACCCTGCGGGGCAACGACTTTTATCGACCCGCGCACGAGGCGATCTACGACGCGGTGCTGGACTTGTACGGCCGCGGAGAACCGGCCGACGCGGTCACAGTCTCGGCCGAGCTGACCAAACGCGGCGAGCTCGCCCGGATCGGCGGCGCGCCCTATCTCCACACGCTGCTGTCCTCAGTGCCCACCGCCGCGAACGCCGGCTACTACGCCCGGATCGTGCGCGAGCGGGCGGTGCTGCGCCGGCTGGTGGACGCCGGCACCCGGATCGTGCAGCTGGGCTACGCGACCGACGGCGGCGACGTCGATGACCTGGTGAACACCGCCCAGGCCGAGGTGTACGCCGTCACCGAGCGGCGCACTGCCGAGGACTATGTGCCGCTGAAGGACGTCATCAACTCCACGATGGAGGAGATCGACGCCGCCTCGCACCGTGGCGAGGGCATGGTCGGCGTGCCCACGGGGTTCACCGACTTCGATCTGCTCACCAACGGTCTGCATCCCGGGCAGATGATCGTGGTGGCGGCGAGGCCGGCCGTCGGAAAAGCGTTGGCGCTGGATACGCCATTGCCGACCCCGACCGGGTGGACCACCATGGGAGAGGTCCAGGTCGGTGATGAGCTCCTCGCCGCTGACGGCACTCCTACCGAGGTCGTCGCCGCGACCGAGGTGCTGACCGACCGGCCGTGCTTCGAGGTGACGTTCGACGACGGCACCACGATCGTCGCCGATGCGCAGCACCAGTGGTTGACCGATACCCGAGCCTCCCGCAAGTCTGCCCAGGCTGCCGCTGTCGGGTACAACGGATACCGCAACCAGCAGACCTTCGCTGAAGTGCGTACCACTGCACAGATCGCTGAGACGGTGCGGTGCGCGACGATCGACAAGCGGCTGAACCACTGCGTACGGAATGCAAAGCCGCTAGAGCTGCCCGACGCGCAGCTTCCACTCGATCCCTACGTGCTAGGTGTCTGGCTCGGGGATGGTCACAGCGCTGCCGCTCGCTATACCTCGAACGACCCTGAGATCGCGATGCGCATCGAGGGGCTCGGTTATGAGGTGCATCCTGGGGCGCGTCGCACCTACACGATCACTCGGTCGGCCGAACTGGTGGCGGCACAGACGTGCGTCGTCTGCGGGGCCGCCTTCACCCCCCGAACATCTCAGGTAAAGACCTGCGGTCGGTCGTGCGGCGGCAAGGCTAAAGGCCGTGGCGGTCTGAATCTGGTGCCGACCTGCCCGGACTGCGGGAAGCCGAGCAGCGGGCTTCGGCTCTGTGCGGAGTGCCGGGCTGATCACGGCACCGTGCAGGCGATACTCCGAGGCCTCGACCTGTTGAACAACAAGCACATCCCCGAGTGCTACCTGCGCGCGAGCGAGCGTCAACGGCGGGAAATGCTTGCTGGGTTGCTGGACACCGACGGCACAGTGTCGCCTACTGGCGCGGTCCAATTTACCGTGACCAGCGAGCAGTTGGTACTCGGGGTTCGCGAGTTGATCCATTCGCTGGGCTATCGCACCGGCATGACCCGTCGAGGCGTCAAAGGACGGTCCGCTGCATCGAGCACGGCGTTCACACTGACGTTTACCACGGCGGACGAAGTGTTCGGGCTGGCCCGCAAGCAGTTGGTGCACAAGGAACGGGCGCACCGTCCGACTCCGCGTCGCCTCGCGAGGTTTGTCGCCGATGTGCGCCGAGTGGAGTCAGTGCCCGTGCGCTGCGTTGAGATCGGGCATCCGTCACACCTGTATCTGGCCTCGCGGTCGATGATCCCGACCCACAACTCGACGCTGGGACTGGATATCGCCCGGTCTGCGTCGATCAGGAACGGTATGACCTCGGTGATCTTCTCGCTGGAGATGAGCCGCAACGAGATCTCGATGCGTATGCTCTCCGCCGAGTCCCAGGTGCCGTTGCAGAACATGCGTAAGGGCACCATGCGGGACGAGGACTGGACCCGCCTGGCCCGCACCATGGGCAGGGTGAGCGAGGCGCCGCTGTTCATCGACGACAGCCCGAACATGTCGCTGATGGAGATCCGGGCCAAGTGTCGTCGCCTGAAGCAGCGGCACGACCTGAAGCTCGTGGTGATCGACTACCTGCAGCTGATGAGCTCCGGCAAGCGAGTGGAGTCCCGCCAGCAGGAGGTCTCGGAGTTCTCCCGCGCGATCAAGCTGCTCGCCAAGGAGCTCGAGGTCCCGGTGATCGCGATCTCGCAGCTGAACCGTGGTTCTGAGGGCCGCACGGACAAGAAGCCACAGATGAGCGACCTTCGCGAATCGGGCTGCTTGACTGCCGACACCAAGGTGCTGCGTGCCGATACCGGCGCCGAGGTGACGATGGGTGAGCTCCTCGCCAACGGCTCCCGCGACGTTCCGGTGTGGGCGCTGGATGACCGGCTCAAGTATGTCCGCCGACACCTGACGCATGTCTTCAGCACCGGCACCAAGCCCGTCTACCGGTTGAAGCTCGCCTCCGGCAAAGAAGTGCGCGCCACGGCGAACCACCCGTTCCTCACCTACGGCGGCTGGACACCGCTCGGAGAGCTCAGGGTCGGTTCCCGGATCGGCGTACCGCGCCATGTCCCGGCACCGGAGTTCGAGGCGGAGTGGGATGACCGCAAGGTCATCATGCTCGCCCACCTTCTTGGTGACGGCTCATTCGTCGCGAGGCAGCCGATCCGGTACGCATCTATCGATGAAGCGAACCTAGCGGCTGTCACGGACGCGGCAACAGTATTCGGAATCGAGCCGGTCCGGGACGACTACGCCGCAGCGAGATGCACCACGCTGCGTCTCCGCGCTCCCTACCGGCTGACTCATGGGCGGCGGAACCCGATCGCCCAGTGGCTCGACGAGTACAAGCTGTTCGGCAAGCGCAGCCACGAGAAGTTCATTCCCGAGCCTGTCTTCCACCTGCCCAAGCGCCAGATTGCCCTATTCATCAAGCACCTTTGGAGTACCGACGGTTCGGTCACCGTGAACAAGAGCGGGCGGTCGGGTCGTGTCTACTACGCGTCGACGTCGCGCCAGCTGATTGACGGGTTGAGCCGCCTTCTGCTGCGGTTCGGAATCTCGACACGCCTGCGATCCGTGACCAAGGGCAACTACCGCCCGAACTACAGCCTGGACCTGAGCGGTTGCGATGACCAGCGCAGGTTCTTCCAGGAAATTGGTGTCCATGGAGCCCGCGGCGAGCAGGCGAAACAGTTGCTCGCAGTCATCCGTGAGACGCAGGCGAACACTAACGTCGACACAGTGCCCCAGGAGGTGTGGGCTGACGTTCGCGAAGTACTGGCAGAGAAGCACGTCACGCACCGCGAGTTCGCGAAGGCGATGGGGACTCAGTTCTGCGGCTCAACGATGTGGAAGCATGCGCCGTCACGCCAGCGGTTAGGAAAGGTGGCCGCAGTCCTCGACCATGAGGGACTTGACATGATGGCGGCTAACGATGTCCTGTGGGACGCCGTCACCGGCATCGAGTACGAGGGTGAAGAAGCGGTCTACGACGCCACTGTGGCCGGAAGCCACAACTTCATCGCCAACGGGATAGCGGTTCACAACAGCATCGAACAGGATGCCGACGTCGTGGTGCTGCTGCACCGTGAGGACATGTACGAGAAGGAGTCGGCCCGTGCCGGCGAGGCGGACATCATCGTGGCCAAGCATCGGAACGGTCCCACGGACACGATCGTGGTCGCCTTCCAGGGGCACTACGCCCGGTTCTTCGACATGGCGCAGTAG
- a CDS encoding MATE family efflux transporter — protein MDDTPTGRALDRRILDLAVPALGALIAEPLFILIDSAVVGHLGTAQLAGLTLASTLLVTTVALFVFLAYATTGAVARKLGAGDERGALSLGLDGIWLALLLGGVLLVLGLTGAEHLVAWMGASPEVAPHAVAYLRSSMPGIPAMLVVLAATGALRGLQDTKTPLRVAVIGAIGNAIGSIALVYGLQMGIAGSGLATALAQIGMAVALVWVVVRGARERSVSLRPAVGGIMSNARAGLPLLIRTLTLRVAILLTVACATALGQVPLAAHQIVNSVWGLAAFALDALAIAAQALVGHGLGARDPDTVRRVVRRCLRWGTLAGAGLGAVIAGLGWLITPLFTSDPEVQHAAALGLVVIGVLLPIASWPYVLDGVLMGAGDGRYLAWAGGIALAMYLPLLLAVWVWAPGGALGLVWLWVSFAGGYMLARALTTWLRARGGRWMVLGAD, from the coding sequence GTGGACGACACGCCGACCGGCCGCGCCCTCGACCGGCGGATCCTCGACCTCGCCGTCCCCGCACTCGGTGCTCTGATCGCCGAGCCGCTGTTCATCCTGATCGACTCGGCGGTGGTCGGGCACCTCGGCACCGCCCAGCTCGCCGGCCTCACCCTGGCCTCCACCCTTCTGGTCACCACGGTCGCCCTGTTCGTCTTCCTCGCCTATGCCACCACCGGCGCCGTCGCCCGCAAGCTCGGCGCCGGGGACGAGCGCGGCGCCTTATCGCTCGGCCTGGACGGCATCTGGCTGGCCCTCCTGCTCGGTGGCGTGCTGCTGGTGCTCGGCCTGACCGGTGCCGAGCACCTCGTTGCCTGGATGGGCGCATCCCCGGAGGTGGCTCCGCACGCCGTCGCCTACCTGCGCTCCTCCATGCCCGGAATCCCGGCGATGCTCGTGGTGCTCGCCGCCACCGGAGCCCTGCGCGGGCTGCAGGACACCAAGACCCCGCTGCGGGTCGCCGTGATCGGCGCGATCGGCAACGCGATCGGGTCCATCGCCCTGGTCTACGGCCTGCAGATGGGCATCGCCGGTTCCGGACTGGCGACGGCGCTCGCCCAGATCGGCATGGCCGTCGCCCTGGTGTGGGTGGTCGTCCGGGGCGCGCGGGAGCGCTCGGTCTCGCTGCGTCCAGCGGTCGGCGGGATCATGAGCAACGCCCGTGCCGGACTGCCGTTGCTGATCCGCACCCTCACCCTGCGGGTAGCGATCCTGCTCACCGTGGCGTGCGCGACGGCGCTCGGTCAGGTTCCGCTCGCCGCTCACCAGATCGTCAACTCGGTCTGGGGGCTGGCGGCGTTCGCCCTGGATGCGCTCGCGATCGCAGCCCAAGCGCTGGTGGGTCACGGGCTCGGCGCACGGGACCCGGACACGGTGCGGCGGGTGGTGCGGCGCTGCCTGCGCTGGGGCACCCTCGCCGGAGCCGGGCTCGGCGCGGTGATCGCTGGGCTGGGCTGGCTGATCACCCCCCTGTTTACCTCGGACCCGGAGGTCCAGCACGCCGCCGCACTGGGGCTGGTGGTGATCGGCGTCCTGCTACCGATCGCGTCCTGGCCGTACGTGCTCGACGGTGTACTGATGGGCGCCGGCGACGGCCGCTACCTGGCCTGGGCCGGCGGGATCGCCCTGGCCATGTACCTGCCGCTGCTGCTCGCGGTCTGGGTGTGGGCCCCGGGCGGCGCGCTCGGGCTGGTCTGGCTCTGGGTCTCGTTCGCCGGCGGCTACATGCTCGCCCGGGCGCTGACCACCTGGCTGCGGGCGCGCGGGGGCCGCTGGATGGTGCTCGGCGCGGACTGA
- a CDS encoding DUF4333 domain-containing protein has protein sequence MRKTLAAAGGAIALTALLAGCSAGSVSADEAATLAEDQLEEQVGQRPEVTCPEDLPAEVDASIECELTAEGMEETYGVTLTVTSVDGNNVNFDIQVAETPMS, from the coding sequence ATGCGCAAGACCCTCGCTGCCGCCGGCGGCGCCATCGCCCTGACCGCCCTGCTGGCCGGATGTTCGGCGGGCTCCGTGTCTGCCGACGAGGCGGCGACGCTCGCTGAGGACCAACTGGAGGAGCAGGTCGGGCAGCGCCCGGAGGTCACCTGCCCGGAGGATCTCCCCGCAGAGGTGGACGCCTCGATCGAGTGCGAGCTGACCGCCGAAGGCATGGAAGAGACCTACGGCGTGACGCTGACCGTGACCTCGGTGGATGGCAACAACGTCAACTTCGATATTCAGGTGGCCGAAACGCCGATGAGCTGA
- the rplI gene encoding 50S ribosomal protein L9 → MATKLILTHEVTGLGTAGDVVDVKDGYARNYLLPRNLATPWTKGGQKQIDQITAARRKHSIATIEDAHAVRDSLQAKPVVVPVRAGANGRLFGAVTTKDIAEAIAAGGQTVDRRKIEVGHAIKSLGDHQVQIRLHQDVSATVDVQVVASA, encoded by the coding sequence ATGGCGACCAAGCTCATCCTCACCCACGAGGTCACCGGCCTCGGTACCGCCGGTGACGTCGTCGACGTCAAGGACGGCTACGCCCGCAACTACCTGCTTCCGCGCAACTTGGCCACCCCGTGGACCAAGGGCGGACAGAAGCAGATCGACCAGATCACCGCGGCGCGGCGCAAGCACTCCATCGCCACCATCGAGGACGCGCACGCCGTGCGTGACTCGCTGCAGGCGAAGCCGGTCGTTGTACCGGTGCGCGCCGGTGCGAACGGGCGCCTGTTCGGTGCCGTGACCACCAAGGACATCGCCGAGGCGATCGCCGCCGGTGGTCAGACGGTGGACCGTCGCAAGATCGAGGTCGGACACGCGATCAAGTCCCTGGGCGACCACCAGGTGCAGATCCGCCTGCACCAGGACGTGTCCGCCACTGTGGACGTGCAGGTCGTGGCCTCGGCCTGA
- the rpsR gene encoding 30S ribosomal protein S18, which produces MAKRESRKPIIKKKANPLKSIKLEEPIDYKDTALLRKFISDRGKIRARRVTGVSTQEQRQIAKAVKNAREMALLPYSSSAR; this is translated from the coding sequence ATGGCGAAGCGAGAGTCTCGCAAGCCGATCATCAAGAAGAAGGCCAATCCGCTCAAGAGCATCAAGCTTGAGGAGCCGATCGACTACAAGGACACCGCGCTGCTGCGCAAGTTCATCTCCGACCGCGGCAAGATCCGTGCGCGTCGGGTGACCGGTGTCTCCACCCAGGAGCAGCGTCAGATCGCGAAGGCCGTGAAGAACGCCCGCGAGATGGCTCTGCTGCCGTACTCGAGCTCGGCTCGCTGA
- a CDS encoding single-stranded DNA-binding protein, translated as MAGDTVITVIGNLTADPELRFTPSGAAVANFTIASTPRQFDRQSGEWKDGETLFMRCSIWREAAENVAESLTKGMRVIAQGRLVQRSFETREGEKRNVVELQVDEVGPSMRYATAKVTRSQRGGGGGFSGGGGGGGGFSGGGTGGGGGNQGGGGYGGGGNNAGQSDDPWATGGSNFGDEPPF; from the coding sequence ATGGCAGGCGACACCGTCATCACCGTGATCGGAAACCTCACGGCGGACCCGGAGCTTCGGTTCACCCCTTCGGGTGCGGCCGTGGCCAACTTCACCATCGCGTCCACCCCGCGGCAGTTCGACCGCCAGTCGGGTGAGTGGAAGGACGGTGAGACCCTCTTCATGCGTTGCTCCATCTGGCGCGAGGCTGCAGAGAACGTCGCCGAGTCCCTCACCAAGGGGATGCGAGTGATCGCGCAGGGTCGTCTGGTCCAGCGTTCCTTCGAGACCCGCGAGGGCGAGAAGCGCAACGTCGTCGAGCTGCAGGTCGACGAGGTCGGCCCGTCCATGCGCTATGCCACGGCGAAGGTCACCCGCTCCCAGCGTGGGGGCGGCGGTGGCTTCTCCGGCGGCGGCGGCGGAGGCGGCGGCTTCAGTGGCGGTGGCACCGGCGGCGGCGGAGGCAACCAGGGTGGCGGCGGCTATGGCGGTGGCGGTAACAACGCCGGCCAGAGCGACGACCCCTGGGCAACGGGTGGCTCCAACTTCGGCGACGAGCCCCCTTTCTAA